From Enterococcus mediterraneensis:
CCGCGATGTTTTGGGAGAAGCTGCATTGAAACGGATCCAGCAAATGACTAAAAATGACTATAACCAAATGAAGTGGTTTATCGATACAATTTTTAAAGCCAAATTTGAAACAGTCAAGCGCTTCCGGCAGGCTGGTTTGACAACGGAACATTTAGATTTATTAACGTTTGAAGGAAATCCTTATTATCGTACTGGCCTTGAGTCAGCACTGATAGTGGCATTTGAACAGATTTATCGTTACAAACAAATTACGAATCCCGCCGGCTTTTTCTATACGTTTTTCCGCGGATATTTTATCGAACGCACGAAACAGTTTTTTGAAGATCAGTTTGAATTGGATGCAGAATTGTTGCGGATATTTGACAGAGTAAAAAACCGAAAAACAGTGCAAACAGTAGGGTAGAGGCTTTCTTTAAGTTAAAGGGGTGTCCCAGAAGTTATTAAGATCGATTCCATGTGGTTTATCCAAATACAAAAAATATGGGCACCAGCTTCATGCAACAGAAGCTGATCCCCAACAATTGGATGAATGTTAGTTATCCAGTAAAAAACTTATAGTTCTTTCAGCAATACTTCAAATGGTTGATCATTTAGCCTAAAAGTCAGCAGACTCCCGCTGAGTGTAACATCCTTGAGTGCAAGAGGAGTTTCATGTTTAGGATCTCCTAGACAGGCGTAGATGACTGTATACTTGCCCGGTTCTAAATGAAGAGTAGCCAGAGGGAGAACAGTCCGGTCAAACAGTAAGTTCGTATTAGGCTCCGGCATCGACAGCTCACACTGCATACCAGGTGTAAAACTTTTTAAGGCCGTTGTACCGACAGAACTACAGTAGCGTATAGTATCAGCTGTTGTTTCCAGAATTTTTCCGTCAGCCGGTGCTGAAAAGCTTCCTGCTAAGAGATTGATCTCTCGATTTGTGTCTATCTGATGGACACGAAGATGCCAAGGATAGTGAGGGACAATGAAATTTTTTATGCTGCAATCATTGTAAGGCTGCCATTTAGAGTAAACATATTGATCGTGGATCGCGTAATCTTCGTAACCGAACGCGGTTTTGAAGTGCGTGTTGGTTTCTGAGACAGCAAGTGTGTTGTCGAAGGCCCGTGTTTAGAAAATACCAACTTTTTGCATAATATTCCTAGATTACTTCCAATGACTCTTTATTGTTTTCAAAAACAACCGCTTTAGTTTGCTGCTCTATTTTGCTATTAAAAAATTTATCCTAAAAGAATTATTTTAGGTATGGACGTTGTTATTTTACGCTTTTAATAAAAAATTCTGTCAGTTTAAAACTAAAGTTTTTAGTTTTATTACTTTTGCTCTCAGTTGTTAAAGTGTAGGAGGACAAAATATTCTAGAAAATTTATTTTGTGAAAAGGACTATATTATGTAAATGTTATCTTGCTAGGAGTGACAAAATTTCTATTTTGAATTTACTTTTACTAAAAGTGAAATCATAAAAATCTCTATAATAATATCAAAAACTCACAATAAAACCTTTATATTTGATAAAAAACGTATATAATTGATACAATTAATTGTAGATAGAAGCTAATTGTATTGATGGGAATGGTTCGAAAATAAGGGTGTGAAGAGTATGATAAAAATATTTGGGTCAGCTGCATGTCCAACATGTAAAAAAGTAGAGCAGTGGCTGATTGATAACGGGCTTGAATTTGAAGCTGTCGAAGTCTATGGGACAACACTTACAGAAGAAGATGCAGATCTGCTCTTAGACCTTAGTTCAGGAAACGTAGATTTGATAATAGCGGAATGGTGTGAAGAATTTCAGCGTTTAAACCTTGAGACTGCGGATTTATCTAGAGAAGAAGCAAAAAAAATACTCTGTCAACATCCTGCCGTTTTACGTCGACCAATCACGGTGTTTGACGATATCATCATTATTGGGTTAGACGAAGTCCTGTTGAATTCAGTTTTATATGAATGGAATGGTTGATGCGGTTTTGTGCATTAAACAGTACTAATAAACAACCTGGCTTTTTACAAAGGAGCTTCAGGTTGTTTATTTGTTTTTTACTGCTTTTTACTAGTCGTATGTCGTTGTTTAACAAAAGAAATGTAATCTAAGATACTAGTCATTTCTTCATTAGTAAAGGATTCATCGATTTGTTGGGCGACTGTTCGCTGTTTTTTTGTTAAAAAATCGGCACTGCGTTCCCGTCCAAGTAAATAGTCGATGGAAACCCCAAAATAATCTGCAAGCGCAGTCAGTGTATCGCGATCTGGACTGCGATCCCCACGTTCATATCCTGAGATCGAAACTTTTGAGACATGGACGATCTCACCTAGTTCTTGTTGGGTAAGTTTGTTCTGTAAACGCAACTCTTTTAATCGTAAACTAAAATTCATGTCATCACCTCAGTTTACTATTATTTTAACGTTAACATATAGTTAACACAAATGAATGAAATAAAGTTAACAAAAAGTATACAATACATATTGACATTTTACAAATAGTTAACTAAACTTTAAATAAATCCTACTATAACAGTGATAAAAATGAATTAGTTTTACAACTATAAAGAAAGGCGAGTTAACTAATAGTAATCTTTAATAGGACTGGTTAAATTTTTTTCGGCTTTTTTAAAAGCGCTTACCAAAGAAAAGCAATCGAATCAAAACTAACCCACTGGCAAGAAAACAACCTGTAAAAACAGCAAAAACCCAACGGAGCAAAATACTGCACGTTGGGTTTAGATGAAAAAGGAGAGCCAGAAAATAAAAATAAACTTTGCTGTTTCACCGGGGTATATCAACTGTTTGTTGTTTTATTTTTGTGCTTTCCCATAATCTTTTTCCAGTTCTTCTTGGCTGGTAGCGAGTTCGATAGTAACGTGATCCTTGACGCCATTTTCTTGTGCTAATTTTAAAATCGTCTGCTTGATCTCTAAATGATTTGTTAATGCGTCAGAATCGATCAAGACTGTCACGATCAAGGCGTTTTCTTCACCGTTAAGAGACCAAACGTGGAGATGAGAAACGTCTTGGACTTTCGGGATTTTTCCAATTGCTTCAGCCAAATGGGGCAGATCCACTGTATCTGGTGTACCGTCTAATAAAATATTCATAGTGGATAAAAACTCCGGGATCGTTTTGTAAAGAAGATAAAGAGCGATCAGGATCGACAAAATCGGATCAAGGCGGTAGAAGTCTGTTAGATTCATCAGCAAACTTACAATCAAAACACCGACCCAACCTAGAACATCTTCTAACATATGTAAATTGAGCAGGCGCTCGTTTTTGCTGGTTCCTTTACTCAATACCCATGCCGCATAACCGTTCAACGCAATAGCCGCCAATGACAGCCAAAACATTCCGCGGTCATTGACTGGTTCCGGATGGATTAGGCGGGGGACACTTTGATAGATCATAAAGACTGACCCGCTGATTAGGATCAATCCGGTAAGCAATGCGCCGAGCAATGAAAAACGGGAGTAGCCAAAAGTGTAACGATCGTCTTGCTTTTTTTCAGAATAACGTTGAAAGAACCAAGCAAAGCCGATAGATACAGAATCACCTAAATCATGAACAGCATCAGACATGATGGAAACGCTGTTAAATAAAAAGCCAAAAAGAAATTCACCAATGGAAAAAAAGAGATTGATGAAAAACGCCAATTTGATATGCTTTTTCGCTTGTTGCGATCCTGAGACAGGAGTATGTGTCTGCTTACTCATGAGGATGACCTCCTTTGGCTTTTTAGTAATAAATACAACCAACGTTATATGAATGTCTATTCATATTAAGAGTATCATATCTTGATATGAATGCAATATTTTTGTCTTTAGTAAGAACGGTCAAATCTAATCACAGAGGTAATAACAAGAGAGGGGAATTCAGCATGACAAACTATCTAACGAAAAAAAATCAGCCTATTAAAGCGGTCACTCACCAAGAGATTTATAGACTGCAGGAATGTGTGCAGCAACTGGCTTCATGGGAGGAGCCATTAAAAGTCATCAATATGTATTTTAAATCAAGTGATGCGCCATTGAACAAGAAAAAGCTGGTTGCTCAATACCACGGCAATGCTTGTTTGTTCCAAACCTTTTATGAAGATTACTTGCAGCAATTGACAAAAATCGATAAGAAATTTCAAGAATTACGACTTGCAGAAAAAGTCAAATGTTGATTTTTACGAAAAAAAGGAGTGGATTGCTCCACTCCTAAAAACAAATTTATTAAGTTTACTCCAGACAGCCTGATATAAAAACTGCTATTGCCGATAAAATAAATGTTTTTCAAGTATCGTTAAATATGATTTTTGTCATCCATCCGTTTTGTAAGATCAGGAGCAATTTTGCCCTCTTTAGGCGGCGTATCTACTAACGGTGTGTCTGCATTGTCAGTATCAATATCGATTCGTTCCGGATGGTCTAAATCATTTTGCGGAGTTGTCGCCTGCTCAGTTCTTTTCGGCATATCTTCTTCATCGATAGTCGGGATCGTAGTAGGGGCATTTTCTACCAATTCTTCATCATAGACTACTAGAATATTTCCGCTTGCCAGTTCATCTTGGTACTGTTGAACTTTGTCTTTAAACGTATCTTGTTCTTCTCCGCCAAAGAAGTCCTTGATTCTTTCCCATAAGGATTCTTCAGTCTCGCCATCATTCAAAGAGAACGTTGTTTCGACTGGCAAATCTGTTTTCTCCTGAATATCCGGGTGTTGAGACTTGTCGACTACTAAACAGATAGATTCTTTTGGATAACCACTGGCAATCAATTTATCAGCAGCAACCTCAGCTTCAGCTAAATTAGAAAAATTACCTTGGATGATTTTACTCATATAACTCCGTCCTTTCTATTTAAGTGCAACAAACGATTGTGAAGAAACGACCAAGTGACATGACAAACGACTATAAGTTAATCGGCTCTCCGCCAGTAACTCCATAGATTTGTGCAGTGACATAGCTCGCATCATTTGAAGCAAGGAAGACATAGACTGGTGCCAATTCAGCCGGTTGTCCAGCACGTCCCATCAGACTTTCTTGGCCAAATTCTGGGATGGCATCGCTCGGTTGTCCATGATCCAATTGCAGTGGTGTCCAGATAGGTCCTGGGGCAACACCGTTTACGCGAATCCCTTTTTCAGCGAATTGATTTGCTAAGTTCACCGTAAAGTTAGCAATCGCCGCTTTAGTCGCAGCGTAATCTGTTAAGTTACTGCTAGGGTTGAAGGCTTGGACGGAAGTTGTGGTTATAATTGCGCCGCCTGCTGGCAAATGAGGTTCCGCTTCTTTAACCAACGCAAACATCGAAATGATATTGACCATAAATGTGTCTTTCACTTGTTCGATAGGAAGCGCGGTAACTCCCGGACGAGAGATCTGTTGTGCCGCATTCAGGACCAATGTATCCAAGCCGCCAAGTTCAGCAACTGCTTGTTCCACGATTTTTGCCGGTGCAGATTCATCCCGCAGATCATATGGAAGCAAGACCACTTTACGATCCTCTTTTTTGATCAATTCAGCAACTTCATTTGCGTCTTCTTCTTCACCTGGGAAAAAATGCAGAGCGATATCCGCGCCTTCACGAGCAAATGCAATAGCAGCAGCACGACCGATTCCTGAATCTCCGCCAGTGATCAAAACGCGTCGATTTTCTAATTTATGATTACCGACATAGCTTTCTTCGCCGCAATCAGGTTTAGGTGTCATTTTTGCCTGCAATGCAGGAGTATCCTGTTCTTGTTTCGCGAATTTTTCGGTGTGATACAGTGTTCTAGGGTCTTTTAAAATTGGTTCTGTCATGTTATGCACTCCTTTTCTCTTGATATCTTAATCTTAGCGGAAATAAAAAAAAATCAAAAGAAATACGCATTTCTAATGATTTTTATTTGTTTATTTGATCAAAAGAACAGATAAAGCAAAAAATAAAAAGCTGAGTAAGATATGTTTCACATCTCACTCAGCTTTTGTTTAATCTAAAAGGACAGCAGTTCCGCTGCAAGTTACCATCAGCATACCATTGTCAGATCCGAGCACTTCGTAGTCCATTTTCATACCAACGATTGCATCGGCATCAACTTTTTTTGCACGTTCGACCATTTCAGCGATCGCTTCTTCACGGGCGACCAGTAATTCATTTTCATAGCTTTTAGAACGTCCACCTAAAACATTACGAACACTGGCACCGATATCTTTGAATACGTTGATCCCAGTAATGACTTCCCCAAAGACGATTCCTTGGTATTTAGCGATGGTACGCTTTTCTACTTGATTTGTTGTTGTCACAATCATTTTTCTACCTCCTTTTTTTATTAGTATACACTATTGCAAAGTGAAACAACTGTTCCAAAGCCCTCAAATCCAGAGGCTGATAGAAAATACTATAGAATAAATTTCTATCAGACGGAGGTAGCTTATGAAATTTTTTCCAACGCCTCAGCGATAGGTTCGTCGCCATCACCCATTAGAATGACTTTTTTGTAGGTATTGGTCCGCTCCAATAATTCTGCTAGAACAGCAGCGACGTTTTCAATGGAATTTTTCGTTCCGCTTTTTACGTCAATAGTGATCTTGCCGCTGCCGGCAGTTTCTTCCAAGCTGCCTGGTTGTAAGATCGTATAATCCAAATCAGTGTTTTCCATCAACCAATGATCAGAGAAAAACTTCGCGATATTGTAATCAGTGATCTCAGAACTCCATTTTTCAGGTTCCAATGCGAATAACGAGCTTAGGTGGATATAACGACGGATCCCTTTTTGTTCAACGGCTTTCATCAATTTTACAGCACCATAAAGATCAGTCTGGAGTAAATCTTTTCCTCGCGATCCGGCTACGAAATATACCGCATCAGCATCAGCCAATTTTTCAGCGATTTCAGAAACTTCAGCATGTAAATCTAAATGAATCGGCTGTACATGATCGGTGGGGGAAATTTTTTCCTCGCTTCTGGCTGCGGCATAGACGAAGTGGCCTTTGTTGACTAATGCTGTAATCAAATCTTCTCCTACTCGGCCGGTTGCGCCGGCGACAAATACTTTCATTTGACATCCTCCTCTTTTCTTTTTATGCTAACGCAAGAAAAGTGCAAAAACAACTGATAGCACTTATAATTGGTTGGGTCATAAATCAGACAATTGGCTGTTTCTATTTGTTGCTTGCTCTTTTATAATGAAGGGCAAGGAGAAGATGCCTGTGAAAAAAATGATTTTAACGATCGCCGGTTCAGACACATTGGCTGGCGGCGGATTGCAATCAGATTTGAAAACTTTTGAAAACTACCAATTATTTGGTTTAACTGCGATCACTTGTATCGCGGTAGTCAAGGATCATCAATTTGAAATCAAAGACTTACCTGCAGAGGTGATTTCTGAACAATTGGATACCATTAAAGAAACGATCAAACTAGACGGCATCAAAATCGGTTTGATCCATAGTCTTGAAGGAATCGAATTGGTGCGGGAATTCCTCACTCATTACAAGGTTCCGATCGTGTTGGATCCAGTGCTGGCTTTCAAGGAAACGGATCAGATCTATAATCAGACTTATAAAGATGCATTAGTAGAAAAGCTTTTTCCATTAGCAGAAGTCGTAACGCCTAACTTGAAAGAAGCCGAGATCTTAAGCGAAATGAAGATCACAACGATTGCTGAAATGAAACAGGCAGCACAAAAGATTCTGCTTTTGGGGCCGAAAACCGTTGTCATCAAAGGCGGCGAAAGATTATCAGGAACGTTGGCTTCGGATTTGTATTATGATGGGGAACAGTTTGAGCTTTTTTCCAAACCTAAATTGGCAAAACCCACGATCAACGGTGCCGGCTGCACATTTGCCTCGTCGATCGCGGCGAATCTTGTTCAAGGAAAACCGCTCATTGAAGCTATTGCCAAAAGCAAGGCATTTGTTTATCACGCTATTGAAAATGGAGTCTATCTAAATACGGCAGAAGGCAATGTTTGGTATGGAGGAATCGCAGGGAGGGAAGAAGATGTTTAAAACAAAAGAAATGACACA
This genomic window contains:
- a CDS encoding ArsC/Spx/MgsR family protein, which produces MIKIFGSAACPTCKKVEQWLIDNGLEFEAVEVYGTTLTEEDADLLLDLSSGNVDLIIAEWCEEFQRLNLETADLSREEAKKILCQHPAVLRRPITVFDDIIIIGLDEVLLNSVLYEWNG
- a CDS encoding helix-turn-helix domain-containing protein, which gives rise to MNFSLRLKELRLQNKLTQQELGEIVHVSKVSISGYERGDRSPDRDTLTALADYFGVSIDYLLGRERSADFLTKKQRTVAQQIDESFTNEEMTSILDYISFVKQRHTTSKKQ
- a CDS encoding cation diffusion facilitator family transporter, encoding MSKQTHTPVSGSQQAKKHIKLAFFINLFFSIGEFLFGFLFNSVSIMSDAVHDLGDSVSIGFAWFFQRYSEKKQDDRYTFGYSRFSLLGALLTGLILISGSVFMIYQSVPRLIHPEPVNDRGMFWLSLAAIALNGYAAWVLSKGTSKNERLLNLHMLEDVLGWVGVLIVSLLMNLTDFYRLDPILSILIALYLLYKTIPEFLSTMNILLDGTPDTVDLPHLAEAIGKIPKVQDVSHLHVWSLNGEENALIVTVLIDSDALTNHLEIKQTILKLAQENGVKDHVTIELATSQEELEKDYGKAQK
- a CDS encoding general stress protein, which codes for MSKIIQGNFSNLAEAEVAADKLIASGYPKESICLVVDKSQHPDIQEKTDLPVETTFSLNDGETEESLWERIKDFFGGEEQDTFKDKVQQYQDELASGNILVVYDEELVENAPTTIPTIDEEDMPKRTEQATTPQNDLDHPERIDIDTDNADTPLVDTPPKEGKIAPDLTKRMDDKNHI
- a CDS encoding SDR family oxidoreductase; the encoded protein is MTEPILKDPRTLYHTEKFAKQEQDTPALQAKMTPKPDCGEESYVGNHKLENRRVLITGGDSGIGRAAAIAFAREGADIALHFFPGEEEDANEVAELIKKEDRKVVLLPYDLRDESAPAKIVEQAVAELGGLDTLVLNAAQQISRPGVTALPIEQVKDTFMVNIISMFALVKEAEPHLPAGGAIITTTSVQAFNPSSNLTDYAATKAAIANFTVNLANQFAEKGIRVNGVAPGPIWTPLQLDHGQPSDAIPEFGQESLMGRAGQPAELAPVYVFLASNDASYVTAQIYGVTGGEPINL
- a CDS encoding heavy metal-binding domain-containing protein — protein: MIVTTTNQVEKRTIAKYQGIVFGEVITGINVFKDIGASVRNVLGGRSKSYENELLVAREEAIAEMVERAKKVDADAIVGMKMDYEVLGSDNGMLMVTCSGTAVLLD
- a CDS encoding NAD(P)H-binding protein yields the protein MKVFVAGATGRVGEDLITALVNKGHFVYAAARSEEKISPTDHVQPIHLDLHAEVSEIAEKLADADAVYFVAGSRGKDLLQTDLYGAVKLMKAVEQKGIRRYIHLSSLFALEPEKWSSEITDYNIAKFFSDHWLMENTDLDYTILQPGSLEETAGSGKITIDVKSGTKNSIENVAAVLAELLERTNTYKKVILMGDGDEPIAEALEKIS
- a CDS encoding bifunctional hydroxymethylpyrimidine kinase/phosphomethylpyrimidine kinase; protein product: MPVKKMILTIAGSDTLAGGGLQSDLKTFENYQLFGLTAITCIAVVKDHQFEIKDLPAEVISEQLDTIKETIKLDGIKIGLIHSLEGIELVREFLTHYKVPIVLDPVLAFKETDQIYNQTYKDALVEKLFPLAEVVTPNLKEAEILSEMKITTIAEMKQAAQKILLLGPKTVVIKGGERLSGTLASDLYYDGEQFELFSKPKLAKPTINGAGCTFASSIAANLVQGKPLIEAIAKSKAFVYHAIENGVYLNTAEGNVWYGGIAGREEDV